One Candidatus Korarchaeum sp. genomic region harbors:
- a CDS encoding YkgJ family cysteine cluster protein, with translation MRCPDGCYACCLETEMLLTEDDLRRIESLGYKREDFSEFREGFIRLRNVEGRCYFLNGKMCKIYESRPLGCEAYPVVFNITTRSCELDDSCPAIGTLDEEEFKSKCRIVIGILRNLKLLSEGIFK, from the coding sequence ATGCGGTGCCCGGATGGGTGTTATGCTTGCTGTCTTGAAACGGAGATGTTACTGACGGAGGACGATCTAAGGAGGATAGAATCTCTAGGCTATAAGAGGGAGGATTTCAGTGAATTTAGGGAAGGATTCATCAGGCTTAGGAATGTAGAGGGTAGGTGCTACTTTCTCAATGGGAAGATGTGTAAAATCTACGAATCACGTCCGCTTGGATGCGAAGCATACCCAGTGGTCTTCAACATCACCACGAGGAGCTGTGAGTTAGACGACAGCTGTCCTGCTATCGGTACACTGGATGAGGAGGAGTTCAAAAGTAAGTGCAGAATTGTTATCGGAATATTGAGGAATTTAAAGCTCTTGAGTGAAGGTATATTCAAATGA